The following proteins are encoded in a genomic region of Rhodoferax aquaticus:
- a CDS encoding M48 family metallopeptidase: protein MTLAFALVLTLSLLLKLWLTSRQVRHVAGHRDAVPAEFQSQISLEAHQKAARYTITKAQFGVLELAWGTALLLGWTLLGGLDLLNQGLAVVFSGGMTQQLALLGAFMLINGLLELPFSVYQTFVIEQRFGFNKTTRFLWFQDLLKSSVLSVVLGLPVAALVLWMMAATGAWWWLWTWCTWMGFNLLMLVLYPSWIAPWFNQFKPLENPELQSRVNALMSKCGFSAKGFYVMDGSRRSAHANAYFTGFGASKRVVFYDTLLAQLSPAEVDAVLAHELGHFKHKHIVKRIVSMFAISLLGFAALGWISQQAWFYTGLGVTPNLDSANDALALLLFAMTAPLVATFVGPLFSQLSRQHEFEADAFAIAQTSGADLRSALLKLYKDNASTLTPDPVYVKFYYSHPPASERLSRMAVPART, encoded by the coding sequence ATGACACTCGCGTTCGCTTTGGTGTTGACCTTAAGTCTGTTGCTCAAGCTGTGGCTTACCAGCCGACAAGTCCGCCATGTTGCCGGGCACCGTGACGCCGTTCCGGCAGAGTTTCAATCGCAAATATCGCTTGAAGCCCATCAAAAGGCGGCACGCTACACGATTACCAAGGCGCAGTTTGGCGTGCTCGAGTTGGCATGGGGTACAGCCCTATTGCTAGGCTGGACTTTACTGGGCGGTCTCGATCTTTTAAATCAAGGGCTGGCAGTAGTTTTCAGCGGAGGCATGACGCAGCAACTTGCACTCCTGGGAGCCTTTATGCTGATCAACGGCCTCTTGGAGTTGCCTTTTTCTGTGTACCAAACGTTTGTGATTGAGCAGCGTTTTGGTTTTAACAAAACCACGCGCTTTTTGTGGTTTCAAGACCTACTGAAGTCGTCCGTGCTAAGTGTTGTGTTGGGCCTGCCGGTTGCCGCGTTGGTACTCTGGATGATGGCAGCGACTGGCGCATGGTGGTGGCTTTGGACATGGTGTACATGGATGGGTTTCAACTTGCTCATGCTGGTGCTGTACCCAAGCTGGATTGCGCCTTGGTTCAACCAGTTTAAGCCCTTGGAGAATCCTGAGCTCCAGTCGCGAGTGAACGCATTGATGTCCAAATGCGGCTTTAGCGCTAAAGGTTTTTACGTGATGGACGGATCGCGCCGAAGCGCCCACGCAAATGCATACTTCACAGGTTTCGGAGCATCCAAGCGTGTCGTGTTTTACGACACGCTTTTGGCACAACTGTCACCCGCAGAGGTTGATGCGGTGCTGGCGCATGAGCTAGGCCACTTCAAGCACAAACACATCGTCAAGCGCATTGTGTCAATGTTTGCCATTAGCCTGCTTGGCTTTGCCGCCTTGGGGTGGATTAGTCAACAAGCCTGGTTCTATACCGGCTTAGGGGTCACACCAAACCTAGATTCTGCAAACGATGCACTGGCACTGCTGCTTTTCGCGATGACCGCGCCATTGGTTGCCACTTTTGTGGGACCGTTGTTCTCGCAACTCTCGCGTCAACATGAGTTTGAAGCAGACGCTTTTGCTATTGCACAAACCAGTGGAGCAGACTTGCGCTCTGCGCTGCTCAAGCTGTACAAGGACAACGCCTCCACGCTGACCCCTGACCCTGTGTATGTGAAGTTTTATTATTCCCACCCACCAGCCTCTGAGCGCTTAAGCCGAATGGCTGTACCTGCCCGCACCTAG